In a genomic window of Virgibacillus sp. SK37:
- a CDS encoding ABC transporter ATP-binding protein, producing the protein MDYVIEMLNIRKEFPGIVANDNITVQLKEGEIHALLGENGAGKSTLMNVLFGLYQPEKGEIRVRGKKVDITNPNIANDYGIGMVHQHFMLVEPFTVTQNIILGSEPTTKSGKIDIKKAEREIQELSDRYGLKVDPTAKISDISVGMQQRVEILKTLYRGAEVLIFDEPTAVLTPQEINELIEIMRSLIKEGKSIILITHKLKEIMEVCDRCTVIRKGKGIGTVDIKNTTTNELASLMVGREVSFHTEKQKAEPGQTVLEIKDLFVKDTRKIDLVKGLNLEVKAGEIVGIAGVDGNGQSELIEAITGLKKSNSGTIKLNNKDITNLNPRKVTESGLGHIPQDRHKYGLVLDYPVAENIVLQTYYKKPYSKATVLNFKEVYDKAEKLIQEYDVRTPSASTLARALSGGNQQKAIIGREVDRSPDLLIAAQPTRGLDVGAIEFIHKKLIEERDKGKAILLVSFELDEIMDVSDRIAVMFDGKIVANVTPEATNEQQLGLLMAGSQLSEAGEHNDSE; encoded by the coding sequence ATGGATTATGTAATAGAAATGTTAAATATACGCAAAGAGTTTCCAGGTATTGTAGCAAATGACAATATTACTGTTCAACTGAAAGAAGGTGAAATCCATGCCTTATTAGGAGAAAATGGGGCTGGAAAATCTACTTTAATGAATGTTTTGTTTGGGTTATACCAACCTGAAAAAGGTGAGATTCGTGTTAGAGGGAAGAAAGTCGACATCACTAATCCTAATATAGCAAATGATTATGGGATAGGAATGGTGCATCAGCATTTTATGTTAGTAGAACCTTTTACTGTTACTCAAAATATTATTTTGGGCAGTGAACCAACTACTAAATCCGGAAAAATAGATATTAAAAAGGCAGAGCGAGAGATTCAGGAATTATCAGATCGTTATGGATTGAAGGTCGATCCAACCGCCAAAATTAGTGATATTTCCGTAGGGATGCAACAACGGGTGGAAATTCTTAAAACATTGTACAGAGGGGCAGAGGTTCTAATCTTTGATGAGCCAACAGCTGTGCTTACCCCCCAGGAAATCAATGAGTTAATTGAAATAATGCGATCGTTAATTAAAGAAGGTAAATCAATTATTTTAATCACCCATAAATTGAAAGAAATTATGGAGGTATGTGATCGATGTACAGTTATCCGCAAAGGGAAGGGTATTGGTACAGTAGATATTAAAAATACTACCACAAATGAACTGGCATCACTTATGGTGGGTAGGGAAGTAAGTTTCCATACAGAGAAACAGAAAGCTGAACCAGGCCAAACAGTCCTAGAAATAAAGGACCTTTTTGTTAAGGATACTAGAAAAATAGACTTGGTAAAAGGCTTAAATCTCGAGGTGAAAGCAGGAGAGATAGTCGGAATAGCTGGGGTTGATGGAAATGGACAATCTGAATTGATTGAGGCGATCACCGGTTTGAAAAAGTCAAATTCAGGGACTATAAAGTTAAATAATAAGGATATTACAAACCTGAACCCAAGAAAAGTTACGGAAAGTGGCCTTGGTCATATACCTCAGGATCGCCATAAATATGGATTGGTCTTGGATTACCCAGTTGCTGAAAATATTGTACTACAAACCTACTATAAGAAACCGTACTCCAAAGCTACTGTTCTCAATTTTAAAGAAGTGTATGATAAAGCTGAAAAATTAATTCAAGAATATGATGTGCGAACCCCAAGCGCTTCCACCCTTGCTCGTGCGCTTTCTGGAGGGAATCAGCAAAAAGCTATCATTGGAAGAGAAGTAGATCGGTCACCTGATTTATTAATAGCTGCTCAGCCTACCAGGGGACTGGATGTAGGCGCGATTGAATTTATTCACAAAAAGCTGATTGAAGAGCGGGACAAGGGAAAGGCAATCCTACTCGTATCTTTTGAATTGGATGAGATTATGGATGTCAGTGATCGTATTGCTGTTATGTTTGATGGGAAAATTGTTGCTAATGTTACGCCGGAGGCAACGAATGAACAACAATTAGGTCTTTTAATGGCAGGTAGTCAACTAAGTGAGGCAGGTGAGCATAATGACTCAGAATAA
- a CDS encoding BMP family protein, producing the protein MKDRKFILLFALLLGLTMVLAACGSGSDKEEKESGGDSGSSKEAANEDFSAAMVTDIGGVDDKSFNQSAWEGLKEWGKENGLEKGNGFDYAQSNEKADYIPNLNRLIRDEYDLIFGIGFELKEDLQKVAEQYPETHFALVDDTIEADNAVSITFKEHIGSFLVGVAAAQKTESNKLGFVGGVDSPLINKFESGFIAGAKSVNPDIEVEVEYAESFGDPAKGKIIASNMYNNGIDIIYHASGGTGNGVFNEAKDIKQNDPERKIWVIGVDRDQHEEGQIGDHNVTLTSMVKRVDVAVKNVTEQAMNGEFPGGEKLEFGLEEDAINVATTNEDAMTQEIVDSVNEWKEKILNGEVEVPQTHEELKGFIDSL; encoded by the coding sequence ATGAAAGATCGTAAATTTATTTTATTATTTGCATTATTGCTTGGACTGACTATGGTTCTTGCTGCTTGTGGAAGCGGTTCCGATAAGGAAGAAAAAGAAAGTGGTGGAGATAGCGGTTCTTCAAAAGAAGCTGCAAATGAAGACTTCAGTGCAGCGATGGTAACAGATATTGGCGGTGTGGATGATAAATCCTTTAACCAATCTGCATGGGAAGGATTGAAAGAGTGGGGAAAAGAAAACGGCCTTGAAAAAGGTAATGGCTTTGACTATGCTCAATCAAATGAAAAAGCAGACTACATTCCAAACCTTAATCGCTTAATCAGAGATGAATATGATTTGATTTTTGGTATTGGTTTTGAACTGAAAGAAGACTTACAAAAAGTTGCTGAACAATATCCTGAGACACATTTTGCCTTGGTAGATGACACAATAGAAGCTGATAATGCAGTAAGTATCACTTTTAAAGAACATATTGGTTCATTCCTTGTCGGCGTGGCAGCTGCTCAAAAAACAGAATCAAATAAATTGGGATTTGTTGGTGGCGTAGATTCTCCATTAATTAATAAATTCGAATCAGGATTTATTGCAGGAGCTAAATCTGTAAACCCTGATATTGAAGTTGAAGTAGAATATGCTGAGTCATTTGGTGATCCTGCAAAGGGGAAGATTATTGCTTCAAATATGTACAACAATGGAATTGATATTATCTATCATGCTTCCGGCGGAACTGGAAACGGTGTATTTAATGAAGCCAAAGATATTAAGCAAAATGATCCTGAACGCAAAATTTGGGTAATCGGTGTAGACCGTGACCAGCATGAAGAAGGACAAATCGGTGATCATAATGTAACACTTACATCAATGGTTAAACGTGTAGACGTTGCAGTTAAAAATGTTACTGAACAAGCAATGAACGGTGAATTCCCAGGTGGAGAAAAACTTGAATTCGGTCTAGAAGAAGATGCAATTAATGTTGCAACAACAAATGAGGATGCAATGACACAAGAAATCGTTGATTCTGTAAATGAATGGAAAGAGAAAATTCTAAACGGTGAAGTGGAAGTACCTCAAACACATGAAGAATTAAAAGGATTTATTGATTCACTATAA
- a CDS encoding GntR family transcriptional regulator has translation MSIKMDSRHLYLQVIDQIKRDIESGKYKEKEKLPSEFQLSKLLGVSRATLREALRIMEEDNIVTRRHGVGTFVNPKPIFSSGIEQLNSVTYMIEQSGKSAGSQYLTTEFVSPTEEEREKFHPKQIETLAKIERVRTADNKPVVFCIDKVPEHLIPLDRVHKEDSLFQLMEEYAGKRIAYAVTYIEPIGYHDRIYDILNCEPEQSLLLLKQMHYTNEDEPVLYSANYFRPDYFSFHVLRKRT, from the coding sequence ATGTCAATAAAGATGGATTCACGTCACTTATACTTGCAAGTAATCGATCAAATAAAACGAGATATTGAAAGTGGAAAATATAAGGAAAAAGAGAAGCTTCCTTCTGAATTCCAACTGTCCAAGCTTCTAGGAGTGTCACGTGCTACTTTACGCGAGGCATTGCGAATTATGGAGGAAGATAATATTGTTACTAGAAGACATGGTGTTGGTACTTTTGTTAACCCTAAACCAATATTCTCTTCAGGAATTGAACAATTAAATAGTGTTACATATATGATTGAACAATCAGGTAAGAGTGCTGGGTCTCAATACCTAACAACCGAATTTGTGAGCCCAACTGAAGAGGAACGTGAAAAATTTCATCCAAAACAGATAGAAACGCTTGCAAAAATCGAAAGAGTGCGTACTGCTGATAATAAACCAGTAGTATTTTGTATTGATAAAGTCCCTGAACATTTAATTCCATTAGACAGAGTACATAAAGAAGATTCATTATTTCAATTAATGGAAGAATATGCTGGGAAACGAATCGCCTATGCTGTTACTTATATAGAACCAATTGGGTATCATGATCGAATTTATGATATTTTGAATTGTGAACCGGAGCAATCTTTGTTGTTGTTAAAACAAATGCATTACACGAATGAAGATGAACCTGTGTTATATTCAGCCAATTACTTTAGACCTGACTACTTTAGTTTTCATGTTTTGAGAAAAAGAACCTAG
- a CDS encoding DNA translocase FtsK — translation MAKKRRKKKNNKIKKQLKLELLGLLFIFLAIFGSGASAISDGAIPGGLEYFFRFFLGIWYFVASLFLMITGLLLVIKRRYPDFFNKKLIGFYILFTGILLMTHIQAFDRLLVNENVSILGMTWEHFIAFINGEGNAAALGGGMVGAILFMFSYYLFSLVGAKIVASFSIIIGIIYMTEFSVGDFSSKLLKRLSSTLSNIRNRRKERMVEKREIKKTKQESEKAGVDNKYEEKEEPVIQDFTDTAYSYHEPEREMPPKQENEQVTSNESEDSAKEDPIEHLPMTEVENYEYVLPSPTLLAEPSHNSQQNEKSQIQATVKKLEKTFQSFGVKARVTKVNVGPAVTKYEIYPEAGVKVSKIVSLHDDLALALAAKDIRIEAPIPGKSAVGIEVPNQEIAMVSLREVLDNSMSNLKSKLLFALGRDISGEAIVAELNKMPHLLIAGATGSGKSVCVNGIITTILMRTKPHEVKMMMIDPKKVELNVYNGIPHLLAPVVTDPKKASRALKKVVSEMERRYELFSDTGTRNIEGYNEYIRKYNQSAEEEQPNLPYIVVLVDELADLMMVASNDVEDAITRLAQMARAAGIHLIIATQRPSVDVITGVIKANIPSRIAFSVSSQTDSRTILDSGGAEKLLGRGDMLFMPVGASKPVRVQGAFLSDEEVERIVDHCIDQQKASYQEEMIPEENNEVKEEVDDELYEEAVQLVTEMQSASVSMLQRRFRVGYTRAARLIDAMEDRGIVGPYEGSKPRTVLVSQATEEQTS, via the coding sequence TTGGCAAAAAAAAGACGTAAGAAGAAGAACAATAAAATAAAAAAACAACTAAAACTGGAATTACTTGGACTACTTTTTATATTCTTGGCAATATTCGGTAGCGGTGCCAGTGCAATCAGTGATGGAGCGATACCAGGTGGGTTGGAATATTTTTTCAGATTCTTTCTTGGTATATGGTACTTTGTAGCATCATTATTTCTTATGATAACAGGATTACTTCTAGTAATTAAAAGAAGGTATCCTGATTTTTTCAACAAAAAACTTATCGGTTTTTATATTTTATTTACTGGTATTTTATTGATGACTCATATTCAAGCTTTTGATAGATTGTTAGTTAATGAAAATGTATCTATTTTAGGGATGACTTGGGAGCATTTTATAGCATTTATAAATGGAGAAGGTAATGCTGCAGCTTTGGGGGGCGGTATGGTTGGTGCTATTCTGTTTATGTTTAGTTACTATCTATTCTCCCTGGTAGGCGCAAAAATCGTGGCTTCATTTTCAATCATTATTGGTATAATCTATATGACCGAATTTTCTGTGGGTGATTTTTCTTCTAAATTACTTAAAAGACTTTCTTCTACATTATCTAATATTCGTAACAGGCGAAAAGAGAGAATGGTAGAAAAAAGAGAGATAAAGAAAACAAAACAAGAAAGTGAAAAAGCAGGCGTTGACAACAAATATGAAGAAAAAGAAGAGCCTGTCATTCAGGATTTTACGGATACGGCATATTCTTATCATGAGCCTGAAAGGGAAATGCCGCCAAAACAAGAAAATGAGCAAGTCACATCGAACGAATCAGAAGACTCAGCGAAAGAAGACCCAATCGAACATTTACCAATGACGGAAGTGGAAAACTATGAATATGTGTTGCCCTCTCCTACATTATTGGCAGAGCCTTCACATAATTCTCAGCAAAATGAAAAGTCGCAAATCCAGGCCACTGTAAAGAAACTGGAGAAAACGTTTCAAAGTTTTGGGGTGAAGGCTCGTGTAACTAAAGTAAATGTAGGCCCTGCAGTTACCAAATATGAAATATACCCCGAAGCAGGCGTGAAGGTAAGTAAAATTGTCAGTCTACATGATGATCTTGCCTTAGCTCTGGCAGCTAAGGATATACGTATAGAGGCTCCTATTCCCGGGAAATCAGCTGTAGGTATTGAAGTTCCAAATCAAGAAATAGCTATGGTATCTTTACGGGAAGTACTTGATAATTCAATGAGTAATCTAAAATCAAAATTATTATTTGCTTTGGGAAGAGATATTTCGGGAGAGGCTATTGTGGCAGAACTAAATAAGATGCCCCATTTATTAATTGCAGGAGCAACAGGCAGTGGTAAAAGTGTCTGTGTTAATGGGATTATTACCACAATATTGATGCGTACCAAACCACATGAGGTAAAAATGATGATGATAGACCCAAAGAAAGTGGAACTAAATGTTTACAACGGAATTCCGCATCTCTTAGCACCTGTAGTAACTGATCCGAAAAAAGCCTCAAGAGCTTTGAAAAAGGTTGTTTCCGAGATGGAAAGAAGGTATGAATTATTCTCTGACACAGGTACACGTAATATCGAAGGATATAATGAATATATCCGTAAATATAATCAGTCGGCAGAAGAAGAACAACCAAATCTTCCTTATATTGTCGTATTAGTAGATGAATTGGCTGATCTGATGATGGTTGCATCCAATGACGTAGAGGATGCCATTACCAGATTGGCACAAATGGCACGTGCTGCGGGCATCCATCTTATTATAGCAACACAGCGCCCTTCCGTTGATGTTATTACAGGCGTCATTAAGGCAAACATTCCTTCCAGGATAGCGTTTAGTGTATCTTCCCAAACGGATTCACGTACAATACTGGATTCAGGAGGTGCGGAGAAACTATTAGGAAGAGGGGACATGTTGTTTATGCCTGTTGGTGCTTCTAAGCCAGTCAGGGTCCAAGGAGCATTCTTATCTGATGAGGAAGTAGAACGGATCGTTGATCATTGTATTGATCAACAAAAAGCTTCATACCAAGAGGAAATGATCCCAGAAGAAAATAACGAAGTAAAAGAAGAAGTAGATGATGAATTATATGAGGAAGCAGTTCAGCTAGTAACAGAGATGCAAAGTGCTAGTGTATCTATGTTACAGAGGCGTTTTCGTGTAGGCTATACGAGGGCTGCAAGATTAATAGATGCGATGGAAGACAGAGGAATTGTAGGCCCTTATGAAGGTAGTAAACCAAGAACTGTTCTGGTGAGTCAGGCAACGGAAGAACAAACATCCTAG
- a CDS encoding YlzJ-like family protein → MILYTPLTQEEIFPEEENTNREYISYEGRTICVNKTADGEYQLVQLLSTDPQDFLNDKYTPGRILP, encoded by the coding sequence ATGATATTATATACACCTTTAACGCAAGAAGAGATTTTTCCGGAAGAAGAAAATACAAATAGAGAATATATCTCCTATGAAGGAAGAACTATTTGTGTAAATAAGACAGCAGATGGAGAATATCAACTGGTACAATTATTATCGACGGACCCGCAGGACTTTCTTAATGATAAATATACACCTGGAAGAATTCTACCTTAA
- a CDS encoding ClpP family protease yields MNKETEKKEDQNQEQQTNSSSIVQKIQQLGQSNIPAAPDSNIHVLSIIGQVEGHIQLPPQNKTTKYEHLLPQLIAIEQNPKIEGMIILLNTVGGDVEAGLALAEMIASISKPTVSIVLGGGHSIGVPIAVATDYSFIVPTATMTIHPVRLTGLVIGVPQTFEYLDKMQERVINFVINHSNIKEEKFKDLMFAKGNLTRDIGTNVVGADAVEYGLIDDVGGVKEAMVKLNEMIGQSNETGNQVIQ; encoded by the coding sequence ATGAATAAAGAAACTGAAAAAAAGGAAGATCAAAATCAAGAACAGCAAACAAACTCTTCCTCTATCGTGCAAAAAATCCAACAGCTGGGACAATCTAACATTCCCGCGGCCCCAGATTCCAATATCCATGTATTATCGATTATTGGACAGGTAGAAGGGCATATACAGCTTCCGCCTCAAAATAAAACAACGAAGTATGAGCATTTGTTACCTCAATTAATTGCAATTGAGCAAAATCCGAAAATAGAGGGTATGATTATTTTACTAAATACAGTAGGTGGCGATGTCGAAGCAGGATTGGCGCTAGCTGAAATGATTGCTTCTATATCTAAACCGACCGTATCCATTGTTCTTGGAGGTGGTCACTCGATTGGAGTACCAATCGCTGTAGCAACAGATTATTCTTTTATAGTCCCTACAGCTACGATGACAATTCACCCGGTGAGACTTACTGGATTAGTAATTGGCGTACCACAAACTTTTGAGTATTTGGATAAAATGCAGGAAAGAGTAATTAATTTTGTTATCAATCATTCAAATATTAAGGAAGAAAAATTTAAAGATTTGATGTTTGCTAAGGGTAACTTAACAAGAGATATTGGTACAAATGTGGTCGGTGCAGACGCAGTAGAATACGGGTTGATTGATGATGTCGGCGGCGTAAAAGAAGCTATGGTTAAGCTAAATGAAATGATTGGACAGAGTAATGAAACCGGAAATCAGGTGATTCAATGA
- the dapA gene encoding 4-hydroxy-tetrahydrodipicolinate synthase has product MNFGRVLTAMVTPFNTRGEVDYDQTTKLIEYLIEHGTDGLVIAGTTGESPTLTSAEKIGLFKHVVKVANKRIPVIAGTGSNNTASSISLTKEAEACGVDAIMLVTPYYNKPSQQGMIEHFSAIAKETDLPIMLYNIPGRSVVKMTADTIVQLSRVPGIVSIKDATGDMELAATVIEKTGDDFSFYSGEDSMTLPLLSLGAVGVVSVVSHVAGKEMQEMAAQLHNGSIENAASIHRKLLPTMKAMFMAPSPAPVKAALRLKGIDTGNVRLPLTELSKEDEERLQNYL; this is encoded by the coding sequence ATGAATTTTGGTCGTGTTTTAACAGCAATGGTAACACCATTTAACACTCGTGGTGAAGTAGATTATGACCAAACCACGAAACTAATTGAATATTTAATTGAACACGGTACAGATGGTTTGGTAATTGCTGGAACGACAGGTGAATCACCAACACTAACTTCAGCGGAAAAAATTGGTTTATTTAAACATGTAGTAAAAGTGGCCAACAAGCGCATTCCAGTTATTGCTGGTACAGGAAGCAATAATACGGCATCATCCATTTCACTAACAAAAGAAGCTGAAGCATGTGGAGTGGATGCCATTATGCTTGTGACACCCTACTATAACAAACCGAGTCAGCAAGGGATGATCGAACATTTCTCTGCAATAGCTAAAGAAACGGATTTGCCAATCATGCTCTATAATATTCCTGGCCGATCAGTTGTTAAAATGACTGCCGATACAATCGTTCAATTAAGTAGAGTTCCAGGGATTGTTTCTATTAAAGATGCAACCGGTGATATGGAACTAGCTGCAACCGTTATTGAGAAAACAGGAGATGATTTCAGTTTTTATAGTGGAGAGGATAGTATGACACTTCCTCTGCTGTCTCTCGGAGCCGTAGGAGTAGTCTCTGTTGTATCCCATGTGGCAGGAAAGGAAATGCAAGAAATGGCAGCTCAGCTTCACAATGGAAGTATAGAAAATGCAGCATCTATTCATCGGAAACTCCTTCCAACCATGAAAGCAATGTTTATGGCCCCCTCACCTGCCCCGGTTAAAGCTGCTTTACGTTTGAAAGGAATAGATACGGGAAATGTTAGACTTCCTTTAACCGAACTTTCAAAGGAAGATGAAGAAAGATTGCAAAACTATCTGTAG
- the dapG gene encoding aspartate kinase → MQVVVQKFGGTSVQSEENREHVIRHIKDALVEGFKVVVVVSALGRKPDPYATDTLLDLVDFPANYNSNREIDLLLSCGEVISSVVLSNELQKNHVAATALTGAQAGFITTEDYNQAKIIEVDPTRVGTDLETHDVVVVAGFQGQTSSGEITTIGRGGSDTTAAALGATLAAERIEIFTDVNGIMTADPRVVESARPIDVVTYTEICNLAYQGAKVVHPRAVEIAMQAKIPMRVRSTYSEENGTLVTSSRVLDRGTDVSERLITGIAHISSITQIRVHSKEDGFRLQSDVFKAMAEAGISVDFINISPTGVIYTVADMFAEKAVRILETLGFQPETTANCAKVSAVGAGMTGVPGVASKIVQSLTDANVQILQSADSHTTIWVLVHNKDLKIAVNALHEVFDLGNRN, encoded by the coding sequence ATGCAGGTTGTAGTTCAAAAATTTGGTGGAACTTCTGTTCAGTCAGAGGAGAACAGGGAACATGTAATTAGGCATATTAAAGATGCATTAGTCGAAGGGTTTAAAGTAGTGGTTGTTGTATCTGCACTGGGCAGAAAACCAGATCCTTATGCAACAGACACATTGCTGGATCTGGTTGACTTTCCTGCGAACTATAATTCCAACAGGGAAATTGATTTATTACTTTCCTGTGGAGAGGTAATTTCTTCTGTGGTTCTATCTAATGAACTACAGAAAAATCATGTCGCAGCTACAGCATTAACAGGAGCTCAAGCAGGTTTTATTACGACAGAAGATTATAATCAAGCTAAAATAATTGAAGTTGACCCTACACGGGTTGGGACTGACTTGGAAACCCATGATGTTGTGGTGGTTGCTGGTTTTCAGGGACAAACAAGTTCAGGTGAAATTACTACAATAGGCAGAGGCGGTAGTGATACTACTGCAGCTGCCTTGGGGGCTACATTAGCGGCGGAACGTATAGAAATTTTCACGGACGTTAACGGAATAATGACCGCTGATCCCCGGGTTGTTGAATCAGCAAGACCTATTGATGTAGTGACATATACAGAAATATGCAATTTAGCATACCAAGGTGCAAAGGTAGTTCACCCAAGAGCAGTGGAGATCGCTATGCAAGCAAAGATACCGATGAGGGTAAGATCAACTTATTCCGAAGAAAATGGGACGTTGGTAACTTCCTCAAGAGTACTTGATAGAGGAACGGATGTTTCTGAACGACTGATTACAGGAATTGCTCATATTTCATCAATCACTCAAATTCGCGTGCATTCCAAAGAGGATGGGTTTCGTCTTCAGTCAGATGTGTTCAAAGCAATGGCGGAGGCAGGAATTTCTGTTGATTTTATTAACATATCACCAACTGGAGTAATTTATACCGTTGCAGATATGTTTGCAGAAAAGGCAGTGCGAATCTTAGAGACATTAGGCTTCCAGCCGGAAACTACTGCAAATTGTGCTAAAGTTTCTGCTGTTGGAGCGGGTATGACCGGAGTTCCAGGGGTTGCTTCAAAAATAGTTCAATCTTTAACGGATGCGAATGTTCAAATACTCCAATCTGCTGACAGTCATACAACAATCTGGGTGCTTGTGCACAACAAAGATCTAAAGATTGCTGTCAATGCCTTACATGAAGTCTTTGATTTGGGAAATAGGAATTAA
- the asd gene encoding aspartate-semialdehyde dehydrogenase yields MLQKELYNVAILGATGAVGKKIMRLLEEKDFPVKQLKLLSSKRSAGKQMIFKGESVTVEEATPDSFKDIDIALFSAGGSISKQLAPEAVKHGAVVIDNTSAFRMDENVPLVVPEVNKEDLKKHEGIIANPNCSTIQMVAALKPIQNAFGIERVIVSTYQAVSGAGAQANKELEKQSKDFFENGTMEAEILPVKGDKKHYPIAFNALPQIDVFQENGYTFEEMKMINETKKILHQSDLSVAATCVRLPFFTSHAESVYIELAKDDVKVADLWNELKNAEGVVLEDDPTNQTYPTPLSAAEKEEVFVGRVRKDLDNDRGFHLWVVSDNLMKGAALNTVQIAETLIKNNWLK; encoded by the coding sequence ATGTTACAAAAAGAATTATACAATGTAGCAATATTAGGAGCGACAGGCGCAGTAGGAAAAAAAATTATGCGCTTACTAGAAGAAAAGGATTTTCCGGTAAAACAACTAAAACTATTATCCTCAAAGCGTTCAGCTGGAAAGCAAATGATATTTAAAGGGGAAAGTGTAACCGTAGAGGAAGCTACTCCTGACAGTTTTAAAGATATTGATATCGCATTATTTTCAGCAGGTGGATCTATATCCAAACAACTTGCTCCTGAAGCTGTGAAACACGGTGCAGTAGTAATAGATAATACGAGTGCTTTCCGAATGGATGAAAATGTGCCTCTTGTGGTGCCTGAAGTAAATAAGGAAGATCTGAAAAAGCATGAAGGAATTATAGCCAATCCGAACTGTTCAACTATTCAAATGGTAGCAGCATTAAAGCCAATTCAAAATGCTTTCGGAATAGAACGAGTAATCGTATCAACCTATCAGGCCGTATCAGGTGCAGGTGCACAAGCAAATAAAGAATTGGAGAAACAATCAAAAGACTTTTTTGAAAATGGTACAATGGAAGCCGAGATTCTACCTGTTAAAGGGGATAAGAAGCATTATCCAATTGCTTTCAACGCACTTCCGCAAATTGATGTATTTCAGGAAAATGGTTATACCTTTGAAGAAATGAAAATGATAAATGAAACTAAAAAGATTTTGCATCAGTCTGATCTGTCTGTTGCTGCGACATGTGTTCGACTTCCGTTCTTTACTTCCCATGCTGAAAGTGTATATATTGAGCTGGCTAAAGACGATGTTAAGGTTGCAGACCTATGGAATGAATTAAAAAATGCGGAAGGTGTAGTATTAGAGGATGACCCTACTAATCAAACATATCCGACCCCATTAAGTGCAGCAGAGAAAGAAGAAGTATTTGTAGGACGTGTTAGAAAAGATCTGGATAATGACCGAGGCTTTCATCTTTGGGTTGTATCCGATAATTTGATGAAGGGCGCTGCCTTAAATACAGTACAAATTGCAGAAACATTAATTAAGAATAACTGGTTAAAATAA